GTTGTTTGTAGCGTTTGCTGAGTTTGAAGAGAAATGTAAAGAAACTGAACGTGCTCGGTGTATATATAAGTTTGCGTTAGATCATATACCGAAAGGACGTGCAGAGGATTTGTATAGGAAGTTTGTAGCGTTTGAGAAGCAGTATGGTGATAGGGAAGGAATTGAGGATGCTATTGTGGGGAAGAGGAGGTTTCAATATGAAGAAGAGGTTAAGAAGAATCCGTATAACTATGATTCTTGGTTTGATTATATTCGTTTGGAAGAGAATGCGGGGAGGAAAGATAGGATTAGGGAAATTTATGAGAGAGCTATTGCTAACGTTCCTCCTGCTGAAGAGAAACGGTATTGGCAGCGGTATATATACTTGTGGTATGTTTTTCAAATCTTTTTAAAGATATGTTGTCGAACTCATCCTTTTTAATTAGTTATGGTTTTAATGCTGGCTTTGGAATTTGTTGCGTGTAGGATCAATTATGCTCTGTACGAAGAGCTTGATGCCGAAGACATGGATCGAACAAGAGAAGTTTACAGGTACATTTGTAGTTTCATGTTCACTTGTTCAGTTAACAATTAGTATAGCCATGCACTTTCTGGTTGtggattatctttattatttgcTAAAACGTCATGTATTTCAATATGAGTCCTTTAGCTAGTAATCAGTAATCGATTTCCTTACATGAATTTCATATGATTAGATAGTATTTCGAACTATCTCACACATTTGCTTTGCAATCAGGGAGTGTCTTAAGATGATTCCTCACAAGAAGTTCTCGTTCGCGAAAATATGGCTTATGGCTGCACAATTCGAGATACGGCAGAAGAATCTCACGGCTGCAAGGAAACTCCTAGGTAATGCAATTGGAGTGGCGCCCAAagataaggtactttatgtcgatccTTAATGTTCAACTTTGAAAGTTTTGTATCTTAAATTTTCTTGCACTAACGTTATTCATATCAATAATAGATTTTCAAGAAATATATTGAGATCGAGTTGCAACTCGGCAACATGGATCGATGTCGAACCCTGTATGCGAGGTACTTGCACTGGGCTCCAGAAAACTGTTATGCTTGGATCAAATTTGCTGAATTGGAGATATCTTTAGGTGAGACTGAGCGGACCAGAGCAATTTTTGAGCTTGCGACAGAACAACAACATTTGGATATGCCAGAATTGTTATGGAAGGTATGTGTTTTGTTGTTCCTTGCTGTTTTTGATTCCAAGTTTAGAAGTATGCGTGGCTGAATGTGTTTATTAGTTAGCAAATTAGTCTTTCTTAGCTATACTACCTTACAAAGAAATGCCATTTATAGTCACTGTGTCAAATTATACAAAGAATAGGCCAGTAGGGATGGTAACCTGCAACCAAGGACCTAACAAAAGAGAGCTTAGAGATTAGAAGAgaaatattctttttctttttttccttttcttctgtTGAGTACTTGATCAAACAAACTTAAAGTATTTACTGTAAGTCACTCAGTTTGATCTTGCATGAAGATCTTGGGTGGTTCTTAGAGACTTCAACTGTCAAAAACAAATGAGAGAACTGCAGAAAGCAGCCTTTCTGGACTGCAGATCTCTATCTATTTTCTATTTTCTATGAGATTTGAACTGCATCCTAGTCAAGTTTTAACACATATGTTAGATATGCTGACTGGTTACTCTGGATGCAAATTTATACTCCTGTCCAGCCTGAACCAAATAACCTTATACACTGACAAATGCTTCTCTAAGTTTGTTTCTTCACTGAATGTTTTAATGGTTCCTAACTTCATGTTCTGATTGTCATTTTCCTCTGCTGTTTCTTGAGTTGCTCAACTCTTTAAGAATATAACTGACGAACAACTTCACTTTGTTGGAAACAGGCATACATTGACTTTGAGATCTCTGAGCGTGAGTATGAAAATACCAGGGCGCTATATGAGAAGCTGCTAATTCGCACCACCCACTACAAGGTGTGGGAAAGCTACGCCAAGTTTGAGGCATTCACTCCTATCGAAgaggaagatgagcaagatggAGAGGAAGAGAGTGAAGCCCTTATAGAACAGAAGAAGCAGTGCCTCAGTAAAGCTAGAGGTACGAACCTGGTTTAgtttttaaactctcattttctctaatatataGCCATTTGTTTGAGAGGTTACATTTCTTCATGATAGGAATGGCAACATAAGATCTGAGATAAGGTGTAGATGAGTCTGAATTTTAACAGTGGGCTTAACTTTTTCCCTGTATTACTGGCTATGCAACAGAGATCTTTGAGAGAGCCCTGAAACACTACAGAGAAAATGCACCTGAGCTGAAGGAGGAGAGAGCTATGCTTTTGGAGCAGTGGCTAACCATTGAGGGCCAATTTGGCAGTGTCGGAGACAAAAGTCTTGTTGAGAAAAAGATGCCGAAGAGGCTGAAGAAGAGGAAGGAGATCTCTTCAGAGGATGGTCCAACAGCTTATGAAGAGTATTATGATTACATCTTCCCTGAAGAAACTACAGCACCAAATATGAAGATATTGGAAGCTGCTTATAAGTGGAAAAAGCAGAGGATGGATCAGGATGCGAACTGATTTCTTCTGGTTGCTACTGATTTCTAGTGTTGATGGATATGGAGGGAAGCAAGTCGCAAAAACAAAGAAGCGTACAACATATTTGACAAAAGTACACTGTATGATTAAAATGAAATGCTGCTCTAAAATTATTGCAGTCCCCACTGTCTCCATTTCTGTTTGTAAATCTTTGGTGATTCGCTTAAACATAAGCGAATCTTACAAGTACTTGTAGAATACTGTTTTGGTCCCTCAAGGGAAGGCTTCCCTTTAAGTTGAGAAAGAAACATCTCTGTTTTCTTTAATGTATGGTGTTCTCTTGATAGAACAACTCAAGTTATCTATGAGTTTCACATTTCTGCAAGTCTTTTAACTGATAATTTTACATTCAAGCAATTCTTGGTAATTAGGTGCACCTGAACTCCTAATTTCCAAATCCTTTTGTTGGCAGTAGCATCAACCAAGTGGCTCATTGTAAGCATTGTTTTACCTTTTGCTGCTTTCATGGAGTTGATTTCAGAAACCTAAGCAATTCAAACCCCAGTTAGCAATCCGGGGTACGGATAGTAGTTCGGGACGACATACGTACGAGAATTGTAAGGATTTGGATAGGtcggattcggtcaaaaatccggtcaacggttcgttgttcggacagtagttcggaacggttcgttgttcggacagtagttcggaacggcatacgtacgtgtatattcGTTTTTTCTAAATGTGAGTTCGACACTCAAAATTCAGCTTACATATATGATATattgataagtattatgaccttattacgagactaattttatttgtatacGATTTATAATATGGAAAAAAACATTTTAACGTGATTGTTTaacaagaagtaaacaatttaatcgcGTAAACgtattataaaacgagtttataaACTTTTAAACAAAAATGAACACATAAAATACTGGTTAAGCAACTACCAATAGAAAATTTAAAATGAATAATAgtatttaaatataaagtatatacaaaattaaacaaaaaccAAATGACAAAACTCTGGTTAGAGAGTTACCTTTGGAATTCTAGTTCGGAAAtatcatggcattcaatgcatgcaaaaaTCGTTCTTTTTTGTTTCGAAACGCATAGAAACGCATACAAAGtgggtatttgagtttcttaacacactACCTGTGAGTTAGATGGATCGTTGGCTTCAATATCGGATGATTCTCCATTATCTTCCATGAAAGCGTCGTCTAGGGTTTCCTCTCCTTAAaaatttggatcattcaacatataccccaaatcgtcttctcttaACGACCATGAACCTTCATCGTATCCATCCATCTTTGTAATGAaaaaatggtttttccctttttctCTATCACTCTtataactcaaaaatgaaaataaatggaAAAAAAAGAGGCAAAAAACATTCTAATACACCGACAATAATCAgaagttttagaattttattttttacCGAATGCATTCGGGAGATAAAAACGTTACTTTATCGTCCGAATGTGTAAGACATCTTTTGCGTATGGTGTTCTCCTTTCTTGAAGTAGGATTGCTAGTGAGGAAAGAAAACAACTCAAGTTATCTATGAGTTTCACCTCTGCATCTGATAATTTTACATTCAATTCATCACTTGGTTGTATCTCAATCCTTTGTTGGTGGTACTAGCATCCACCAAAGTCTGGGAGCTTTTTGTTTATTGTTCAAATAGCAAGTCTTCCACATCTAGCCATGATTTCCATTGGGAACAAAACTATAAATGCTGGGCAGTGGGCAGGTCAATAAGTCAGTTAGTCAGTCAATAAtgtgtttgttttgaaaaattgttAATATCTAAGAGAGTGGCAAaatgttttaaaattttaaaataaaaagaccATAAAATGGTGTATTATATTTTTCCTTAATAAAGATTCCCATCTACAAAATGGTACAAAATGTTTATTTTAAAATTTCTCTTACTCCTCCCTTCATCACTTTCCACCTGATTTTCTTTCCTCTAATCACAGCTTGTTTTCCAGTCCTCTCTCCTCAGAGACTCTCTCCCTCTCTTGGATTTTCATCTCAAGAATCCAGACAGGGAGAGTGTGAAATCACAGGTATGGATGCCGCTCTCCTACTTAAAttctactgtttttttttttccttcatgaaGTTTGGATTCACTAACTGATAAATGTTTTAGATCAAGTTCTTGGGAAATTTTGAGTTTTCCTTGGATTTTTGATTCAAAGACTAACTAAATTCTTTCTTTAATTTGTTCTCTAGCTCCGATCTGTATCACTAGTAGGatcatgtcttcttcttcttctttggaaaTTTCAAATTAGATCTTTAGTTGAATGTTTGAGCGTTACTAGCACTGATCGTGTCAAGTAATTCTAGActgagatgattttttttttttaaattctttctttctttcagctCTTCTTAATTTATTAGTTTGATAGATGTTTATTATGAAATTTGGACTGGAAGTTATTAATGAAAAGTGGTTAATTCTACAGGAGGAACTAATTAAACAAAGAAATTCAAAAAGTTGTTGCTGCAAAATCAAgaggattcttcttcttcttcttcaaaagttAGGGCAAAAGGTAAAATTAATTTAATGATTTTTCAGCTAGTTcaatttactgtgttgttgatttTGAATTGATCTACTGTTAAGTGTAAATTTTCTTCATATCTGAGGAGTACTTTAAATTTTAATGGAGATTATTATTTAAAAAGTTAGGATTAGTTTAATCGGGAGAAATGAATTAATCTGTCTTTTTAAGAAAGTTGGggggaaacaaaacaaaaaccagCTCATTGTCTTGTCTGGCTGGATATTCTCTCCTCTTTTGATTTAGAAGAAGATGTTGACGATTTTAACAAGGGCCGTTATCCAGCTAAGCCCCATCATTAATAACTCAGCCACATGTCGCCCTAGTCACTCCCAATCAGTCTTATTGACCCACATCATTAGTAAGTCAAAAAGATCTTTGTCATGGAACCCAAAACAAAGACAAACTCATAATAATAGAGCAGCATCATATTGTTTAATTTAGGGGGTGTAATATGTCGAATGGATGGAAGTTTATCTAAGTAAGCCTATGCCAAATGGTTTGAATTCGATGGTTGTGTCTCTGAATTTTAATTATGAGATCGAGAACATGCCGGAGTTTGGCCGTGATTCCTTTTGATATTTTTGCTTCGGTAGTTATGTCTGGGTTGACTCTGGTTTGGTCTTTTGTTCGCCAAATTGCCAGAGGCTTATGTAACTTCTTGCTTTGGTTTTTTGTTTGCCAAATTGCACGAGGTTTATGTAACTTCTCTTGACCAGATTTGGCGCTGGGATTTGGGCATGTTAGGCATGTATTACATCTCTAGCAGGCCTGTGTTTTGttgctttttatttatttttatacagAGGTTTGTGTACCATATAAGGGATCTGTATAGCATGGGGTGAATGAAATAGGTGGACCTATGGGTTAAGGCAAGGTCACTGCCTTGGATGTTACTGCATTTCCTTCAAATTTTATTAGAAAAAAGGCAAGGTTGTATTCATGCTGTGTGACAGCGTGAGCACGCGAGACGGCTAAGTTATTGTTCTGCGTTATCTGTTTCTGCGAGTCTTTGACTCTATGAGACATTTTTATAGTTACCTCTAGTGCACTAGTTTCATGTCTGGTCTAAATGGATACTGCCACTGGGGTTTGTTTGACTTACATGATAAATGAGTTAGCAGATTAAGACAGATCTTTCTGGGTTTGCATAATTTTTGTGGATCTTTCATCACTGGGGTGATGTTTAATGTGGGTTAAGAATACCCAACCATGTGAAATGCAGGAATGGTGGGAAAGCTTAAAATGTGCAAAACCAATCACATGGTGGGGTTATGGTTGCCCACCTTAATACATCCAATTCAAGCCTTTTGTCTTCCCAATGGGATGAATGTTAGAGTTTCTCTAGCTTCATATCTTGATTAGAATCTCATGGGATTTGGGAATTTCTTaggtttatgcaaatgaatggTGGGGTTGTGGGGGATCAGCTCATTAATGGGCTTTCCCTGTATACCTACTCCTCTTTCCTGGATTTTCTAGGGTAAGAAATATCTTTACATTTCTATCTGGTGGTCATCAAGTTCTCTCCAAATTTAGCTCAGGAgatcttttttaattttttatggtAATTTTTCACATTTCTCTTTTTGCATCACAATAATTTTATGCTAACTATGGTAAGAATCTGAGATTGTTGAGAAGGTCTTAAGAATATTTTGCTGTAATTTCATGGAAAATTCAGGAGGTGCAATTTATGCAACCTAATCTGTTTGTTCTGATTTGGAattggggtaccttttttttttccccTTGGATGTTTCAGTGAGTTTTATGATTTCATATTTTCAGGTCTTTATGGTTCTGAGCATGCATTGGAGTCTGCCTTGTTTCACTCTCTGAATGGAAAACTAGTTAAAGGAAAGGCTTGAGAAATTGTAATCAGGAGAGATGACGAAACATGGGTTTAGCGagtcaataaaatccttctttgggGATCACATTCATCATGAGAAAACCCAAGAACATGAAAGTAATAAAACAGGTAAATTTTCTTTTGCCAATGTGTTTCTCTGTATCTTAAATGATGGTTCAAAAAGGGTTTTGTCAAGTTTAGAGATCAGATGAGCTCAATCCCTGTTATATTCCAGTCATGTTACTCGAAAATATTTATTCCTACACTAATGAGTGAAGCAACGCTACCTCTGGATAAAAGAAGTTGACATATGTCTACAATTTGTCTAACTTAACACTCTACACATGACCATTATCTGGCTAGTCACATATATGTATGATAACATTTGTTGACACAAATCTGTTGTATTCCGCGAACTTTTCTCATTTGACATTCTTTTAATATTTAAGATGGAGTTTGTTGAATTATCCAGACTCCCTTAAGAGATAAGCTTTTCAATAGTAGTCCTTTGCATCTTACATTCTATTTATGTTATTTCTTATGTTCATTAGCGTGTAGATTTTCATATTGAGAGCTTGTTATATGCTTACAGATTTCGAGGATAAAGTAAAGAAATTGTTGAAGCTGACCAAAGAAGTAGATAATGAAGCAGAATCTGACAAAAGTTCAGAAATCGTTCATCTGGTTGAGAATGTCCACGAACAATATGAATCCCTCCATAATCGTTACAGTCATCTCACTGGACAGCTACGAAGCAAGGCTGATTACAAGGGTAAAACAGATGGAAGCTCTTCATCTTCCTCCAGCTCAGACTCGGAATCTGACCATTCTTCGAAGAAGCAAACCAAGAAAAAAAGCAAAGGAGAGAATGGGTCTAAAAATCTTACAGAAAGCCTGAAACATGAACCTGAAGTTACAAATAAGAAATTGGCTGCTATCAGTGATGAGATAGAAGCTTTATATTTGAAAATGCAAGAATCAGATAAAATCATTGAAGATCTCAAAAAGATAGAAGCtgaattgaaccagaaattggaagacagaaagaaagaaaatgaagctTTGATCACGGAGAAGTCAACGGTTGTGGCCAAGATGGAAGAGAGGGAAGATGCATTTTCTGCACTTACAAAGAAATACTCAGACCTCGAAAGTGAAAAATCAGCTGCAGTTCACGGGTTAGAGGCGCAGATAGCTGACCTCAAACTGGAATTTGACGCCCTAACTACCAGAGAAAAGGACCTTCAAGAACAAATTGAAAGTAAAACCAGTGAAGCTATACAGTTGAGAGAGGAAAACTCCAGTTTGCAGTTACTCAAAACTGAATTGCAAGATCAAGTTTTGGTCGTGGAAAGCAAATTGAGCGAAAAAATAGAAGAGATCTCTGGTGTTCTGAGTAACCTTCAAACAGAAATAGACACGTTGAGACTTCAGAATGGCGAATTGGAACAACAGGTGAAGACCAGAACCTCCTTTGCTAACCAGTTGAAAGAGGATATTTCTGCGTTGGACATTCTGAAATCCAACTTGGAAGGGCGAATTATTGGTTCAGAAGAAGATTTGAGATCGAAAGAAGGTAATCTCAATGACCTCCTGAAACAACTCGAGGATGTTAAGACTAAAACATCAGAAGAAGGTGATGCCTTAAGGGAGGatttaaaagcaaaaataaaGAACTTGGAACTGGAGGTAGGCTCGTTGGGTGCCCAGAAAAGCGAGCTAGAAGAGCAGTTAAGCATTAAAGTCAGCCAGGCAGAACAGTCATGGGGAGAGAACTCTGGGCTGCGAATGTTGAAATCTAGCATGGAAGAACAGATCTCTAATCTGAATAATTTGGTAGAGGAAATGAAAGGGAAAGAAGAGAACCTTTGTGATCAGCTAAGAAAAGTTGAGGGTGACAAGAATGAAGCACTAGCAGAAACCAATACACTTGTGGAAGGCTTAAAGATACAGGTAAGCAGCCGAAGTAGATTCCTTGAGCAGACAGAAAAGCGAGTCAGAGGAGCAGGGAAAAGCTATGTCCCATGAATATCAACAGTTGCGAGCAGAAAATTCGGATCTGTTACTTCTAAAATCCAGCATGGAAGAACAGATTATAAATTTAAACAGTTTGATAGAGGAAATGAAAGTGAAAGAAGAAAACCTTTGTGATCAGTTGACAAAACTCGAGGATGGCAACAACGTAGCAGTAGCAGAAACCAATACATTAATGGAATAAGTGTCGGGATTAAAAATGCGGGGAGGAAGGATAGGATTATGGAAATTTATGAGAGAGCTATTGCTAATGTTCCTCCTGGCAGCGGTATATATACATGTGGTATGTTTTTCAAATCTTTTTAAAGATCTGCCTTTTCTTTTATCGGCCTTTCTAAAGAAATGTTGTCGAACTCATCCTTTAGGGGATGAGATGATGTTCTAGTGAACTTTTTTAAATTCGTTACGTTTTTAATGCTGGCTTTGAATTTTTTTGCTGTGTAGGATCAATTATGCTCTGTACGAAGAGCTTGATGCCGAAGACATGGATCAACGAGAGAAGTTTACAGGTACATTGTGGTTTCCTATTCACTTATTGAGTTAATAATTAGTATAGCCATACACTTTCTGGTTGTGGATTATCTTTATTATCTGCTAAAACCTCATGTATGCAGTTAGATGCGAGTCCTTTAGCTAGTCATTAGTAATCTATTTCTTTATATATCTTACCTGTTTGCTCATCTGTTGATGATGAATTTCATATGATTAAATGGGTATAtggaacttctcacatgcttgctGTTCAATCAGGGAGTGTCTTAAGCTGATTCCTCACAAGAAGTTCTCGTTCGCGAAATATGGCTTATGGCTGCACAATTTGAGATACGACAGAAGAATCTTAGACAGTGCAATTGGAGTGTCGCGGCTGGCGCTAAAGATAAGGTATAGTATATTTGTTCTCAAACTATGTTCACTTTGAAGTTTTGGATCATTGTCGAACCCTGCATGCTAAGTGCTTGCACTGTGCTCCAGAAAAATGTTATGCTTAGATCAAATTTGCTGAATTGGAGATATCTTTGGGTGAGACTGAACGGACCAGAGCAATTTTTGAGCTTGCAACAGAACAACATCATTTGGATATGCCAGAATTGTATGAAAGGTATGTGTTGTTCCTTGCTGTTTTGGATTCCAAGTTTAGAAGTATGTGTGACTGAATGCGTTATTGGTTAGTAAATTGTTCTTTCCTAGCTATACATTCACCTTGAAAAGAAATGTGCTTAATAGTCATTGTGTCAAAAGACACAAAGAATGGGCTAGCAGGGCCAGCAACATGCAACCGTGAACCTAGCAAAAGAGAGCAGAGTGAACCAGGTTTTATCCCTTTCTATTGGCCACTTGATAAAACAAGTCTAAAGTGTGTAGAATTAGGCACCCAGTTTGACCTTGAAAAGAAGGCTTGTTGCACAGGAACTGCAGAAAGTAGCCTTTCTAGACTATACGTTCTGTATGAATTATCTCCTATCTATTTTATGGATTCATATTTTTGTTGATCTCTTGTTCGACTTCAATCTCACAAAAGAGAGGCGGTGTCCATGAGATTTGAACTGCATCCAGTTTTAGTTTTAACGCATATATTAGACATGCTGATTGGTTATTCTGAAAGCAAAACTTTATACTCATTCCTACTCGAACCAAATAAACCTAGTTCGTTGACAAATGCCTTGTTAGGTTCACCGAATGTTTTAATGGTTTGTAAATTCATGTTCTGATTGTCATCTTCCAATGTTGTTTCCTGGGCCGGAGGTGCTGAACTCTTTAAGAATACAGCTGACGAACAACTTCACTTTGTTGGTGAACAGGCATACACCGATTTCGAAATTTCGGAGCGTGAGGATGCAAATACCAGGCTCTATATGAGAAGCTGCTAATTCGCACAACCCACTATAAGGTGTGGGAAGCTACGCCAAGTTTGAGGATTCACTCCTATCGAAgaggaagatgagcaagatggagaggaagagaatgaagaccTTATAGAACAGAAAAAGCAGTGCCTCAGTAAAGCTTGAGGTCCGAACCCTGTTTAATCTTTTTAACTCTCATTTACTCTAATATATATATGGCCAGTTGGCTCGTCTGAATTTTAACAATGGATTTAACTTCTTACCTGAATTACTAACTATGCAACAGAGATTTTTGAGAGAGCCCTGAAACATTATAGAGAAAATGCTCCTGAGTTGAAGGAGAGAGCTATGCTTTTGGAGGAATGGCTGAAAGTTGGGCAGCAATTCGGCAGTGTTGGAGACACAAATATCGTTGAGAAAAGGATGCTGAAGAGCCTTAAGAAGAGGAAGGAGATCTCTTCAGATGATGGTCCAACAGCTTATGAAGAGTATCATGATTACATCTTTCCTGAAGAAACTTCTTGGAAGCTGCTTATAAGTGGAAAAAGCAGAGGATGGCTCATAATGAAGATTGATTCGACATAGGTTGGAGGGGAGCAGAGTCACAAGATCAGAGAAGTCTACATAATGTTTGTACAAGGCGGTTGCCCTCTTTTGCTTCAGAAATTTCCAAATTTCATTGTAATATTGTATCAATTGAAGCTGCACTTAAGTATTGCAGTCAGCAGTCCTCACTATCTTCCTTTCTGCTTGTAGGGGAAGTTTTCCTTTTAAAAtcatctatttttattttcttttgttgttttctcGCTGGAATATCCCtcacttctttttatttaatttttgtagTCGTGTTAGTATAACCGTTGATTTTTCTTTATAAGAAAAGTACATCAGATCATGCTTTAAAAAAGTGTACGAGCGTGGCAATACAATGGCCAGATTGATCAGGTCTGAGTTTGTCATCCTTCCGTTGAGAATTGATCCACGTATTGTACAATCATTGGTTGAGGGAAAAATCCACGTAAACCATGCTACTTTTGTTTTCAAATGATTTTTTGTTTTCGTTAGGGTTAAAATAGTAAAACTAGTAGCCCTAATTTTGTAGGGATTCTTATATATAGATGGATTGTTCAGCAGGTCCGTCtttatgttttcttcttctcaataTGGGAGATCCAGCCTTTACTGAAAATCCTCGGAAAGAAGAAGCATCAATCCAGCCTTTTAATGTAAATACACAAAAACACCCATCAATTCCTTTAGAAGCCGACGCTTTTACTAAAATTTAAACATCAATTAGTTTAGAAACCCAATCAAATATCGATGAATATGAAACCCTAACCCTTAAGTTCTTACAGGATATTAGGTCACGATTTCATAATGAAATTGATGAATGTGAAAGTCTATTGCAAGTAAAATCAGTCACCGCTTAAGGTTTCAAGGATTGTAAAGATCATATGGAGATCAACCTTGGAAAACTGTTGAAGGAATTACAAGATTTTCCattggtttcttcattttttcaaGATGCAACGAGAGATCTTAAAAATATTTCGGAGCTGATACTTAGTTTTAAACCTGATATTATTGACCAATGTTCTAGTGATGGTTTTGATGATCCAGAAGATGGAGGTGAAGATTATCTTCAACCTAAAGATTCAGTAGCCGGAGATGGAGGTAAAGAGTTGTTTGCACCTAAAGACTCAGGTAACCTTCCGACAAATATTAGCTCTAGTTCTGGTGATTGTTCTGTTATCTGATTGTCGGCCGGGCTAAGCTTACCCGCACCGACAATCAGATCAACAGAACAATCACCAGAACTAGAACTAATATTTGTCGGAAGGTTACCTGAGTCTTTAGGTGCAAACAACTCTTTACCTCCATCTCCGGCTACTGAATCTTTAGGTTGAAATAAAGTCTTCACTAAGAGCAGACAAAGTTGGAGAAAAAGAAGCTGCAGAAAGAGATCGATTAGAGAGAAAACAAGCACTCCCCGACACCGACATACTCCCTAGTGATGATGAAGCTGAGTCACGCCGAAAAAGGAAATCCCGATTAGCTAGAGTTCATGAAAAAGCTCGATTAAAGAGagaagcagcagctgcagaaagagctcggagagagagagagaaacacCTGAAGAGAGAGCTCgaagagagagaaaagaagaaacaacTCGAGTAAGAAGAAGAAACACTCTCCCCGGCACCGGAACCGACACTCTCTACGGAATCGGAATCGAAACCGACACTCTCCCCGGCACCGACACCCTCTTCGCTGAAGAGGAAGTCCCTCTGTGTGGAATAGCTGAAGAGGAAATCCTACCGAGTGAAATAAAGGCTTCACTAAGAGTAGAAAGAGTTCGAGAAAAAGAAGCTGCAGAAAGAGATCGATTAGAGAGAGAACAAGCAGCTGCCAACGCCCTCTTCGCTGATGAGAAAGTCCATCTGGCTGAAAACTTTGCTTCACTAAGAGCAGAAAAAGTTCGAGAAAAAGAAGCTGCAAAAAGAGATCGATTAGAGAGAGAAAAAGCAGTTGCAGCTGCCGAAAAAGATCGTCTGAGAGCAATTGAAGCAAGGAAAAAGAAACCTGCTGCAGGGCCTAATAGGTTTGTGAGCGGTCTTTTTGAGCTAGTGAACTCTCCTGATAATGGTTATATACAGTGGTCGTCGGAAGGGAATTCTGTTATTGTATCTTCAATCTCGGAGTTTAATGCACAAAATAATGGCAACTGGGATCAATTTCAGAGACTGCTCAACCGACATGTAAGTAAATCTCTTT
This DNA window, taken from Papaver somniferum cultivar HN1 chromosome 3, ASM357369v1, whole genome shotgun sequence, encodes the following:
- the LOC113355275 gene encoding crooked neck-like protein 1, with the translated sequence MAREGDPSLGFLTRKETEIKLARPTRVKNKTPAPIQITAEQILREARERQESEIRPPKQKITDPSELADYRLRKRKEFEDLIRRVRWNTSVWIKYAKWEESQKDFKRARSVWERALEVDYRNHTLWLKYAEVEMKNKFINHARNVWDRAVSLLPRIDQLWYKYIHMEEILGNVAGARQIFERWMGWMPDQQGWLSYIKFELRYNEIDRARNIFARFVECHPRVSAYIRFAKFEMKNGEIDRARNVYVTAVDKLVDDEESEQLFVAFAEFEEKCKETERARCIYKFALDHIPKGRAEDLYRKFVAFEKQYGDREGIEDAIVGKRRFQYEEEVKKNPYNYDSWFDYIRLEENAGRKDRIREIYERAIANVPPAEEKRYWQRYIYLWINYALYEELDAEDMDRTREVYRECLKMIPHKKFSFAKIWLMAAQFEIRQKNLTAARKLLGNAIGVAPKDKIFKKYIEIELQLGNMDRCRTLYARYLHWAPENCYAWIKFAELEISLGETERTRAIFELATEQQHLDMPELLWKAYIDFEISEREYENTRALYEKLLIRTTHYKVWESYAKFEAFTPIEEEDEQDGEEESEALIEQKKQCLSKAREIFERALKHYRENAPELKEERAMLLEQWLTIEGQFGSVGDKSLVEKKMPKRLKKRKEISSEDGPTAYEEYYDYIFPEETTAPNMKILEAAYKWKKQRMDQDAN
- the LOC113355276 gene encoding COP1-interactive protein 1-like; translated protein: MTKHGFSESIKSFFGDHIHHEKTQEHESNKTDFEDKVKKLLKLTKEVDNEAESDKSSEIVHLVENVHEQYESLHNRYSHLTGQLRSKADYKGKTDGSSSSSSSSDSESDHSSKKQTKKKSKGENGSKNLTESLKHEPEVTNKKLAAISDEIEALYLKMQESDKIIEDLKKIEAELNQKLEDRKKENEALITEKSTVVAKMEEREDAFSALTKKYSDLESEKSAAVHGLEAQIADLKLEFDALTTREKDLQEQIESKTSEAIQLREENSSLQLLKTELQDQVLVVESKLSEKIEEISGVLSNLQTEIDTLRLQNGELEQQVKTRTSFANQLKEDISALDILKSNLEGRIIGSEEDLRSKEGNLNDLLKQLEDVKTKTSEEGDALREDLKAKIKNLELEVGSLGAQKSELEEQLSIKVSQAEQSWGENSGLRMLKSSMEEQISNLNNLVEEMKGKEENLCDQLRKVEGDKNEALAETNTLVEGLKIQVSSRSRFLEQTEKRVRGAGKSYVP